A window of the Brassica napus cultivar Da-Ae chromosome A2, Da-Ae, whole genome shotgun sequence genome harbors these coding sequences:
- the LOC111208584 gene encoding dehydration-responsive element-binding protein 2G-like, producing MEEEQPPTKKRNMGRSRKGCMKGKGGPENATCTFRGVRQRTWGKWVAEIREPNLGTRLWLGTFNTSVEAAMAYDEAAKKLYGHEAKLNLLHPQQQQKEKVNRNLSFSLTGTSWDYKLDKVHGLDLGLVPSSGSRGSWSGSFSFIQEDDKTTSESSVSWLLPKRSDSQDQESVHAASSLTFSTKLKPMMTPDYGLSNGVGSRFLVEQEKKTVYDVSSSCGSSDNKESILVPSVGVGEVMHRTEVEEGTGYLEMDDLLEIDDLGLLIGKNGDFKNWCCDEFQHPWNWFLEFEHVLSFPMRYVKYRFYTNTTEVGDAPRHSNRDTLYGFLFWRR from the exons ATGGAAGAAGAGCAACCTCCGACCAAGAAACGAAATATGGGAAGATCAAGAAAAGGTTGTATGAAAGGTAAAGGTGGTCCAGAGAACGCTACTTGTACTTTCCGTGGAGTTAGGCAACGCACTTGGGGTAAATGGGTCGCTGAGATCCGTGAGCCTAACCTTGGCACCCGCCTCTGGCTCGGCACTTTCAATACCTCGGTCGAAGCCGCCATGGCTTACGATGAAGCCGCTAAGAAGCTTTACGGACACGAGGCTAAACTCAACTTGTTGCacccacaacaacaacaaaaggaaAAAGTTAACAGGAACTTGTCTTTCTCGTTAACAGGAACTTCTTGGGATTATAAGCTAGATAAGGTTCATGGGTTGGACCTTGGTCTCGTCCCGTCAAGTGGGTCACGCGGTTCGTGGTCGGGGAGTTTTAGTTTTATACAAGAAGATGACAAAACTACAAGTGAGTCGAGTGTTTCTTGGTTATTACCAAAACGAAGTGATTCACAAGATCAAGAAAGCGTTCATGCTGCGAGTAGCTTGACGTTTTCGACGAAGTTGAAACCGATGATGACTCCTGATTATGGATTATCAAATGGAGTTGGTTCTAGGTTTCTTGTAGAGCAAGAAAAGAAGACGGTATATGATGTATCATCATCGTGTGGCTCGTCGGATAATAAGGAGAGTATCTTGGTTCCTAGTGTCGGCGTCGGGGAAGTGATGCATAGGACGGAGGTGGAGGAAGGGACAGGGTATTTGGAGATGGACGACCTTTTGGAGATTGATGATTTGGGTTTGTTGATAGGTAAAAATGGAGACTTCAAGAATTGGTGTTGTGATGAGTTTCAACATCCATGGAATTGGTTCTTAGA GTTTGAGCATGTTTTGAGTTTCCCTATGCgatatgtaaaatatagattttatacGAACACTACCGAAGTCGGAGACGCTCCCAGACACAGTAATCGAGACACCCTTTATGGCTTTCTTTTCTGGCGCCGGTGA